A stretch of Malus sylvestris chromosome 11, drMalSylv7.2, whole genome shotgun sequence DNA encodes these proteins:
- the LOC126588972 gene encoding F-box protein At4g22390-like, protein MNRSPCFLFNPLKGEVLPLPTTDIVIPERPQTFFNFKEWFAMGFDDATNTYKIVRVFQHLYSLTFKVRAQVYVLGTSSWREIPSIPPCRLGKTNHAAFANGDQHWLVCLPDGPIHIYGGKFGICSFDFKKEEFYWTLTPPEHMQKYVWPIGVPDHLYLLTLKGCLAIVDTSSNDYIEIWVLHDSDKEWKLEWKIDAPLLRQVAP, encoded by the exons ATGAATCGAAGTCCATGCTTCTTATTCAATCCTCTAAAGGGGGAAGTTCTTCCGCTCCCAACAACTGATATCGTAATTCCAGAGCGTCctcaaacatttttcaacttCAAGGAATGGTTTGCTATGGGATTTGACGATGCAACCAACACGTACAAGATTGTTCGTGTCTTTCAGCATCTATATTCGTTAACATTTAAGGTGAGGGCCCAAGTTTATGTACTGGGCACAAGCTCATGGCGAGAGATACCCTCGATTCCTCCTTGTAGGTTAGGCAAAACCAATCATGCAGCATTTGCAAATGGAGACCAACATTGGTTGGTTTGCTTACCTGATGGCCCAATTCATATTTATGGAGGAAAATTCGGTATATGTTCCTTTGACTTCAAGAAAGAGGAATTCTATTGGACTCTTACTCCTCCCGAGCACATGCAAAAGTATGTTTGGCCCATTGGTGTCCCAGATCACCTTTACTTGCTTACTCTGAAAGGATGTTTGGCCATTGTGGACACTTCGTCAAATGACTATATCGAGATATGGGTGTTGCACGATTCTGATAAGGAGTGGAAGCTAGAGTGGAAGATAGATGCTCCTTTACTCAGAC AAGTGGCACCGTGA
- the LOC126591591 gene encoding uncharacterized protein LOC126591591 translates to MLNFSENCTPDILTPYLDGVVSKLLVLLQNGKQMVQEGALTALVSVADSSQDHFQKYYDAVMPYLKAILVNATDKSNRMLHAKSMECINLVGMAVGKEKFREDAKQVMEVLMALQGSHMEKDDPTTSYMLQAWARLCKCLGQDFLPYMSVVMPPLLQSAQLKPDVTITSADDENDIGDSDDDSMETITLGDKRIAIKISVLEEKATACNMLCCYADGLKEGFFPWIDQVAPTLVPLLKFYFHEEVRKAAVSDIWTTFR, encoded by the exons ATGCTGAATTTCAGTGAGAATTGCACTCCGGATATTTTAACACCATATTTGGATGGAGTGGTGAGCAAATTGCTAGTACTTCTGCAG AATGGAAAACAAATGGTACAAGAGGGTGCCTTGACTGCTTTGGTATCTGTTGCTGATTCATCTCAG GAtcattttcaaaaatattatgATGCAGTTATGCCTTACCTGAAAGCTATCTTGGTGAATGCCACTGACAAGTCCAATCGCATGCTTCATGCCAAATCGATGGAGTGTATTAATTTGGTTGGAATGGCAGTTGGAAAAGAGAAATTCAGGGAAGATGCTAAGCAA GTCATGGAAGTGCTGATGGCTTTGCAAGGATCTCACATGGAGAAGGATGATCCAACTACAAGTTACATGTTACAA GCCTGGGCTAGACTCTGCAAGTGCCTAGGACAAGATTTCCTCCCATACATGAGTGTGGTAATGCCTCCTTTGCTTCAATCTGCTCAACTTAAGCCAGATGTTACTATCACATCTGCAGATGACGAAAATGATATTGGTGATTCTGATGATGATAG TATGGAAACAATTACTCTTGGGGATAAAAGGATTGCAATCAAGATTAGTGTCTTGGAGGAAAAAGCTACAGCTTGCAATATGCTGTGTTGCTATGCTGATGGGCTGAAAGAAGGATTCTTTCCCTGGATTGATCAG GTTGCCCCAACTTTGGTTCCACTTCTTAAGTTTTATTTCCATGAAGAAGTTAGGAAGGCAGCCGTTTCAG ACATCTGGACCACTTTTAGATGA